In a genomic window of Quercus lobata isolate SW786 chromosome 4, ValleyOak3.0 Primary Assembly, whole genome shotgun sequence:
- the LOC115985039 gene encoding uncharacterized protein LOC115985039: MEVKGVGIGNDEERQGIGVPMEQSVSGYIVEIPEVEPEKRHEYCIYKVPQKLRDVNGDAYTPKLISIGPFHHCNENLKKMEELKYRYFRDACDRTNKKKAELVGRIKEIKYEKIFYCYADLEDTDVKEDEFMTMILLDSIFIIEQLWRTVENPPMDPPAMTTISEKCFSMNTFSNSGKVPVLFSILITRRYSLNLKCGKTFERVPCATKLSEAGVEFKVSKSKTRRLLDIQFRKSNLLKICPFLNMSWFLSCFPCFPRFKCLENMHPVLELKSFIIGYETECAVRNLMALEQCHYPREAYICNYIILLDNLINTEADVDLLVEKKVIVNWLGDNKAVATLINKLREQIVEANHSCYGELSKNIQGHYDNVWSKVMASFTTLYFKDFWRGTATVVGIMALFFSFWSFLKPFVFPT; the protein is encoded by the exons ATGGAGGTGAAGGGAGTGGGGATAGGGAATGACGAGGAAAGACAAGGGATCGGGGTGCCgatgga GCAGTCAGTAAGCGGTTATATTGTAGAAATTCCGGAAGTGGAACCTGAGAAGCGGCATGAGTATTGTATCTACAAGGTTCCCCAGAAACTCCGTGACGTAAATGGTGATGCCTACACTCCAAAGCTAATTTCAATAGGCCCTTTTCATCACTgcaatgaaaatttgaagaaaatggaaGAGTTAAAATATAGATATTTCAGGGATGCCTGTGATCGGACGAATAAGAAAAAGGCGGAACTTGTAGGACGCATCAAGGAAATCAAATACGAGAAGATCTTTTATTGTTATGCAGATCTAGAGGACACTGACGTCAAAGAAGATGAATTCATGACAATGATTCTTTTGGATTCTATTTTTATCATTGAACAGTTGTGGAGGACTGTAGAAAACCCGCCAATGGACCCACCAGCAATGACTACCATTTCTGAAAAGT GCTTCTCCATGAATACTTTTTCCAATTCTGGAAAAGTTCCGGTTTTGTTCTCGATTCTGATTACGAGAAGATATTCTCTG AATCTAAAATGTGGAAAAACTTTTGAACGTGTACCTTGTGCAACCAAGCTGTCTGAGGCAGGAGTGGAATTCAAAGTCAGCAAATCCAAGACTAGACGCCTTCTTGACATTCAATTTCGAAAGAGTAACTTATTGAAAATTTGTCCATTTTTAAATATGTCATGGTTCTTGAGTTGCTTTCCTTGCTTTCCTCGCTTCAAATGCCTGGAGAACATGCATCCTGTCTTGGAACTCAAATCCTTTATAATAGGGTATGAAACTGAATGTGCTGTTCGAAACCTCATGGCCTTAGAGCAGTGCCATTATCCACGGGAAGCTTACATatgtaattatattatattgttgGATAATCTTATTAACACTGAAGCAGATGTGGATCTACTTGTTGAGAAAAAAGTTATTGTTAACTGGCTAGGCGACAATAAGGCAGTGGCAACTCTGATCAACAAACTTCGCGAACAAATTGTAGAAGCTAATCATTCCTGCTATGGGGAACTCAGTAAAAACATTCAAGGTCACTATGACAACGTTTGGAGCAAAGTCATGGCATCCTTTACAACTCTATATTTCAAAGATTTTTGGAGAGGGACAGCAACTGTTGTTGGAATCATGGCCCTGTTTTTCAGTTTCTGGAGTTTCCTTAAGCCTTTTGTCTTTCCCACTTGA
- the LOC115985040 gene encoding probable E3 ubiquitin-protein ligase makorin-1, with amino-acid sequence MALINFVEEKQDIVDSYKAKLKSIDCKHFDFGNGNCPFGSSCFYKMSRCSSRGKDIVIDVPSSPVSKRTRCSSQESNSERFRTPLDSQTHSRIFQKAPIVVEQVVKFETLVTTFIPRIFEAKDWADLFENFEDLIDELVKKFYSNVR; translated from the exons ATGGCTTTGATCAATTTTGTTGAAGAGAAGCAAGACATTGTTGATAGCTACAAGGCAAAGCTCAA GTCCATTGATTGCAAGCACTTCGATTTTGGGAATGGAAACTGCCCATTTGGGAGTAGTTGCTTTTATAAG ATGTCTCGTTGTTCCTCTCGAGGAAAAGACATTGTAATTGATGTTCCATCATCCCCTGTTTCAAAACGGACTCGCTGTTCATCTCAAGAGTCAAATAGTGAAAGATTCAGGACTCCTCTTGATTCACAAACACACTCTCGCATTTTTCAGAAAGCTCCTATTGTGGTGGAACAAGTGGTCAAATTTGAAACCTTGGTAACTACATTTATTCCTAGGATATTTGAAGCAAAAGATTGGGCTGATCTGTTCGAGAACTTTGAGGACCTGATTGATGAATTGGTCAAGAAATTCTATTCAAATGTTAGGTAA
- the LOC115985042 gene encoding uncharacterized protein LOC115985042, translating to MTAVGKDGNNGVYPIAFAVVEAETKDSWIWFMKRLLDDIGSLRDEGWTFMSDQQKGLTQMFDELMPGVDHRFCVRHLYNNFSKDYKGKLLKDRMWAAARDTNMSEFQFEMGKIKKLNTKAWEWDKPIITMLEEIRLHLMAYYIKKKEKMVPVWCGDCNESKFEVSKLPDKYVVDIKQRTCSCGSWDLTGIPCAHSIAALGYMGHTIEDYVHHCYSMESLAQTYESCVYPINGPKLWPQSGRETILPPKKIRQGGRPKKKRKKEPGELNNPYKMKRRIGHVKCSQCGKVGHNKRRCNPATNKSATQASKQQRVREPNVTTQSLEDQDHGASLSHVEPTNEAAHPSQTSHEAHANQHNEKLPFRKGKATTQSQQASQCERVHRIQPASQVMIITFIC from the exons ATGACAGCAGTTGGCAAGGATGGCAATAATGGTGTTTACCCAATTGCATTTGCCGTGGTTGAGGCAGAAACAAAGGACTCATGGATATGGTTCATGAAAAGGTTGCTTGATGATATTGGAAGTTTAAGGGATGAAGGGTGGACCTTCATGTCTGACCAGCAAAAG GGATTAACACAAATGTTTGATGAGCTCATGCCAGGTGTGGACCATCGATTTTGTGTTCGACATCTATATAATAACTTTAGTAAGGATTATAAAGGTAAGCTACTAAAGGATCGCATGTGGGCAGCTGCTAGGGACACTAACATGTCTGAGTTTCAGTTTGAAATGGGGAAGATCAAGAAGTTAAACACAAAGGCATGGGAATG GGATAAACCAATAATCACCATGTTGGAGGAGATTAGATTGCATTTGATGGCTTATTATAttaagaagaaggagaaaatg GTTCCAGTTTGGTGTGGGGATTGCAATGAGTCAAAGTTTGAAGTATCAAAATTGCCTGACAAGTATGTAGTTGACATAAAGCAGCGTACATGCTCATGTGGATCATGGGACCTAACTGGGATTCCTTGTGCACATTCTATAGCTGCATTGGGATATATGGGTCACACGATTGAGGATTATGTGCATCATTGCTATAGTATGGAGTCCTTAGCCCAGACATACGAGTCATGTGTATACCCTATTAATGGTCCCAAGTTGTGGCCACAAAGTGGCAGAGAAACCATACTCCCTCCTAAAAAAATAAGACAAGGGGGTAGGcctaaaaagaagagaaagaaggaaccTGGTGAGCTAAATAATCCATATAAGATGAAGAGGAGAATTGGCCATGTTAAATGCAGCCAATGTGGGAAAGTAGGCCATAACAAGAGGAGGTGTAATCCTGCTACGAATAAATCAGCAACTCAAGCTAGCAAACAACAAAGA GTAAGAGAGCCAAATGTAACAACTCAGAGTTTGGAAGACCAAGATCATGGGGCATCTTTAAGCCATGTAGAACCTACTAATGAGGCAGCACATCCATCACAAACAAGCCATGAAGCACATGCAAATCAACATAATGAAAAACTACCT TTTAGGAAAGGAAAAGCCACAACACAAAGTCAGCAAGCATCCCAATGTGAAAGAGTGCATCGAATTCAACCAGCATCTCAGGTTATGATCATTACATTTATATGTTAA